Below is a genomic region from Desulfobacter sp..
ATCAGTCCTGAAAAACTTGAACAAACATTGGACCGGTGCCAGGGTCATCCAAAGCATTCGTTTAACCCCAGATGCATTATTCCTGTGGACATATTCGGGCTTTTGGCTGATTATGAAGCCATAAATAAAATTGCAAAACAGCATGGGCTCGTTGTGATTGAAGATGCCGCCCAAAGCCTTGGGGCAAGCTTTAAGGATAAGATGGTCGGCAGCCTCTCCAAGATTGCCGGAACCAGTTTTTTTCCTGCCAAACCCCTGGGCTGCTATGGAGACGGCGGTGCCGTGTTTACCAATGACAAAGCACTTGCCCAAACCCTTTTATCCATTCGTGTCCATGGAAAAGGTCAAAATAAATATGACAACATCAGAGTGGGGATCAACGCAAGGATGGACACCCTGCAGGCGGCCGTACTTTTAGAAAAATTGAAAATATTTGAATCAGAACTTGGTCGGAGGCGAAAAATTGCATCCATCTACCAAAAACTGCTGAAAGATGAGATCCGCATCCAAAAGTTCCAGGACCCAGGTCAAAGTGCATGGGCCCAGTTTTCCATTGTTTCAGAGCGCAGAGCTGCCATTGCCCAGGCATTGGACAAGAATGCGATTCCATGGGCTATATACTATCCCAAACCCCTTCATCTTCAGACCGCCTTTTCCCGGCTTGGATACAAACCAGGAGATTTTCCCGTGTCAGAATATCTGTGCAAAAACATTTTAAGCATACCTGTCCATCCCTATATGACAGATGACCAGGTTCAGTTCATTGCAGACACCATTAACAAGGCATTTTAAGGTTCAAGGAAAAAAATATGTATAAAAATCACACCCTGTGCGCCGTCATTCCCTGCTATAACGAAGAGACCCAGATCCAAATAGTAGTTGAGACCATGCCCGACTACGTGGACGTTATTGTGATTATAGATGATCTAAGCACGGACCGTACGGTGGACAGAGTGAAAAAAATTATGCTCAATCATCCAAAAGTTGTCCTGATAGAGCATGAAACCAACCAGGGTGTGGGGGGCAGCATTGCCACAGGTTATAAATGGGCCAGGGACCATCAAATGGATATGGCCGTGGTCATGGCAGGGGACGGTCAGATGAATCCTGATGATCTGCCTGCCCTGGTTGACCCTATCGTGGAAGAAAAGGCGGATTATACCAAGGGCAACCGCCTGTTTACCGGTGAAGCATTCACCAAAATTCCTAAAATCAGATATTTTGGGAACAGTATCCTGTCTTTACTGACCAAAATTGCTTCAGGATATTGGCAAATTGCAGATTCCCAGTCCGGCTATACCGTGATCAATAAAAAGGCTTTGGCCGCCATTGACTGGGACAAAATGTACAAACGCTACGGCCAGCCCAATGATGTATTGGTCAGGCTGAACGTTGAAAATTTCAAGGTTCTGGATATCCCTGTGGAGCCGGTTTATAATATCGGAGAAAAATCCGGCATTAAAATCCATCGGGTCATCTTCAGCATCGGGTGGCTGCTGGTCAAATTGTTTGCATGGCGGATGAAGGAAAAGTATATTATCCGTGACTTTCACCCTCTGGTCTTTTTTTATTTTCTGGGAATTCTTTCCGGAATCGCTTCTGCACTTCTGTTTGTACGGCTTTTTATCATGTGGTATATGAACGGCCAGATCCCATCCATTAATGCATTGGCTGCCATGGTCTCTTTTCTCAGTGCCAGCCAGTTCACCCTGTTTGCCATGTGGTTTGATATGGAGGCCAATAAAAAATAGCCCGATTTTATATTTTTAAATCGGAAAGAAACCCTAATCGCTGTCAGGCTCGGTTTCCATCTTGTCCAGACGGTACCGAAAAGACCGCATGCTCAAGTTGAGGTATTCGGCTGCCTTTTTTTTGTTCCCGCCGGACAATTCCATGGCCTTTTCAAGATAGGCAGACTCAATACTGGCAAGGACTTCATCCAGATTTACCCCGCTTGCCACATCATCTAAATCAAACCGATTTCCCTTGATCCCTTCTATCCATCTTCTTTTTTTATGCATGGAAATGGTCAGGCTTTCGGGCAGAATAATATTGGTTGAAGAAAGCGCCACAGATCGTTCAATCAAATTTTCAAGTTCCCTGACATTGCCGGGAAAAGAATATTTATTTAAAAAATCAATGGCATAGGAGGAAAGCTTGACAATGTCTTTGCCCAGTTTTGTTGAGTATTTTTCAGCAAAATGGGCAGATAAAAGTTCAATATCCCCTTTTCTGTTTCTCAGGGGCGGAACCTTTATGGGGATCACATTGAGGCGGAAAAAAAGATCTTCCCTGAAATTGCCCTCAATGACTTCCTGCTCCAATTTTTTATTGGTTGCAGATATGATCCTGACATCCACATCGATTTCCGCTGTACCGCCCACGGGTTTGAATCGGGTCTCCTGAACAGCCCTGAGCAATTTCACCTGGAGAAAGGTGGACAATTCACCAATTTCATCAAGAAAAATCGTGCCCTTGTTAGCCGCCTGAAACAATCCTTGTTTATCGCTGATCGCCCCGGTGAATGAGCCTTTGACATGGCCGAAAAATTCACTTTCCATAAGGGTGTCAGGAATCCCCCCGCAATTGACCACCACAAAGGGATTATCCCTGCGGTCGGAATTTTCATGGATGGCCCTGGCAATGAGTTCTTTGCCCGTGCCGCTCTCCCCTGTGATCAGAACATTGGTCTTGGTGGGCCCGATCTGACGGATCCGTGTGTAAATACCCTGCATGCCCGGGCTGTTGCCGATAATCTGGTTAAAATGAACATGGGTTTTAAGCTCTGAAGACCGTCTTTCCTTTTCATGCTCAAGCGTTCTAAGTTCAAGGGCCTTGGCAATAGTCTGGCGCAATTCGTTATTGTCAAAAGGCTTGGGCACAAAATCATATGCCCCTTCGTTCATGGCTTCCACGGCAATTTCTGTGGTGGAATAGGCTGAAATCATGATAACAACGGTTTCAGTATTTTCCTTTTTAACGGCCCGGAGCACATCCAGTCCGGTGATATCACCCAGACGGATATCTGTGAGCACAAGGTCATAGGTCTTTTTTTGAATTTTTTTTAAGGCCTGGTTCCCGTTTTTGGCCAAAGAAACCTTATACCCCTGCTTGGAGAGCAGCATGTCCAAGAACTCACGCATGCTGATTTCATCGTCTACCACTAAAATGCTGTGCTTGTGTTCCATGGTCCCCTTGTCCTGCACCCTAAATTTTTGAATGAACGATTCTGCCGTCAACCAGAGTCATCACCGCCTGCCCCCTGACCTTGAGGCCTGCAAACGGGGTGTTGCGGCTTTTGGAAATAAAGGTATCAGGATTGATGATAAGATCAGAGTCAAGGTCAATGAGGGTCAAATCGGCAGCATTTCCCGGTGTTATATCATTGCTAAGACCCATGAGCTGTGCCGGTGCCTTGGCCATTTTTTTTACCAGGGTGTTTAAAGAAAGATGGCCGTCCAAAACCAGTTTTAACGACAGGGGCAAGGCCGTTTCCAGTCCGATAATCCCAAAGGCGGCCCGGTCAAACTCCACATCTTTTTCATCTGCATTATGGGGGGCATGATCTGTGGCGATCATGTCAATTGTACCGTCCTTAAGCCCTTCTATGATGGCCTGTCTGTCCTTTTCAGACCGCAGGGGCGGATTCATCTTATAGTGAGTGTCATATGGGGGGATATCCTGGTCAGTGAGTGTAAAATAATGGGGTGCGGTTTCACAGGTGACATTCACTCCCCGTTTTTTGGCCTGGCGTATGGCCTCAATGGACTCTTGTGTGCTCATATGACAAAAATGAACTCTTGAGCCGGTGAGTTCGGCAAGGGCAATGTCCCTGCAGACCATGATGGATTCGGCAGCATTGGGGATTCCTTTGATGCCCAAAATGGTTGCAGGCAGTCCTTCATTCATGGCCCCCCCATTGACCAGATCCTTGTCTTCTGCATGAACAAGCACGGGAAGATCCATGCTTTTGCAGTATTCCAAGGCCCGTCTCATCAATTGGGCGTTTTTCACGGGCAGACCGTCATCGGTCACCGCCCGGATGCCGGCCTGCTTCATGTCAAAAATTTGGGCCAGATTGGTGCCGCAGGAGCCTTGTGAGATGGCGCCGGCCGGATAAACCTTGGCGGATTTCGCCCGTTTGCCCTGGCTGATGATAAAGGTGGTGACCTGGCCGTTGTCATTGACAGGCTGGGTATTGGGCATGGAACACACCGCTGTGAATCCGCCTGCGGCTGCAGCACAAAGCCCGGACGCAACGGTTTCCTTATACTCTTGTCCTGGTTCCCTTAAATGAACATGGACATCGATCAACCCGGGAACGGCAATCAATCCTTTTGCATCAATCACCTGGGTATCGGGTTCAATCGCATGGGAATCCGGGGTCAGGATCTGTTCAAAAAATCCATCTTTAATGAGAATATCCTTGGATTCATCCAAATTGCCCGGGTCCACTACCCTTGCCCCTTTAATCAGTATCTGCATGTCTGCTGCCTCCTGCCAAAAGATAGAACAGCGCCATACGCAATGCCACGCCATTGGTGACCTGGTCCAAAATCATTGAACAATCTGAATCTGCAATATCACTTGAAATTTCAACCCCCCGGTTCATGGGCCCCGGGTGCATGACCATTACGTCCGGGCTTGCCAGCGCTATCCTTTTTTTGTTGAGCCCGTAAAGGCTTGCATATTCACGTTCGCTGGGAAAAAGCATATTTCCCTGGCGTTCTTTTTGAATTCTGAGCATCATGATGACATCGGCATCTTTGACACAGGATTCCATGTTTTTTGCCACTGTGCAGCCCATGTTTTCGATGCCCATGGGGATCATGGTTTCAGGGGCGCAGACCCGGACATTGGCCCCCATTTTGGACAGGCCTACAATATCGGACCTGGCCACCCGGGAATGGGAAATATCCCCGACAATGGATATGTTAAGCCCTTTAAGACATCCTTTTTTTTCTTTTATGCTCATCATGTCCAAAAGGGCCTGGGAAGGATGGGCATGGGTGCCGTCGCCTGCATTGATCACCGAACAATTTACCCGTTGGGAGACCTGAAAAGCAGCCCCTGATGAAGAATGCCGCATGACAATCACGTCCGGCTTCATGGCCTCAAGATTTTTGGCCGTGTCAATAAGGGTCTCTCCCTTGACAATGGAAGATGAGCTTTTTGCAATGGACACGGTATCTGCAGACAGCCGTTTTGCAGCCAGTTCAAAGGAAAGTTTTGTCCGGGTCGAGGGTTCTTGAAAAAACAATACAATGGTTTTACCCCTGAGGGTCGGTACTTTTTTGACAGGCCGTTCTGAAACCTCTTTCATCCCAAAGGCCGTATCCAGAATCATTGAAATCTGGTCTTGGCTTAAACTGTGGATATCCAGAATATTTTTCTTTTCAAACCGCATAGCGTTGTCCTTAAAATAAAAGATTACCGATTCGGTTCCACCGGATTCCGAAACGATCCTTGTTCCAGGACCAATAAATCATAAAGGCCTCTCCTTTGACCTGGCGAAGATCAACAAATCCCCAAAACCTTGAATCGTGACTGTTGTCCCTGTTATCTCCCATGACAAAGATCTTTTTGGGCGGTATGGTTATTTTTTTCATATTGTCCCGGGTGGTATACTGGCCCGGGATAATCCTGTCGTCTCGGTAGACCGCCCATGGCTGGTCAACAATACGCTTGTCATTGACGTAAAGCTGTTTGTCCACAATCTCAACCGTATCCCCTCCCACGGCAATCACCCGTTTAATATAATCTTTGGACGGGTCTTCTGGATATTCAAAAACCACAATATCTTCTTTTTGGGGATTTTTGCCCAGGATCAGGGTTTTGCCATGGGTAAATGGAATTTTAACCCCGTAGATGAATTTATTGACCAGGATCTGATCTCCGATCTGAAGGGTTTCAAGCATTGAGCCCGAGGGGATTTTAAAGGCCTGGACAATGAAAGTCCGAATAAATAAGGCAATGATAATAGCAATGACAATGGCCTCTATATTCTCACGCCAGACGTTCTTCTTTTTAGATTTCATCTTGATTTCTTTTCAATTTTAACAGAACAGGTGCTGGGGATGTCCGATAAAAAACCTGGACCGCTGGATTTCAAGTTTAAGTATATCTGCAATTTTTCTTGCCTTTACCATGGAGGAAAGCGGCACCGTTGGCACGGTTTTGCCCTTGACCATAATGGTTCCACTTTTTAGCTCATCATAGCTGACCTGGCCGTAGGATTTGGAAATCGCCCGGGGATAATCATACCCGTAATCCACAATCTGTGTAAAAATTTCCTTGTCCGATACGGAGGTGAATTTTAAAATTTCTTCGTTTAATATGGGGATGGGGATGCCCACGCCCACAGAAAGGGAGACCCCGTATCCTCTAATGCTCTGGCCCACGAGCCAGTCCGGGGACATCTGTTTTAAATCGCCTGTCAGCGCCAATGTACCTGCCGCACTCAACGGGACCCCGTTAAGTCCGCGCTCCACCTCTTTTTTATGCTGGGTACCGGTCCAGGTCACATACCCCTGGGCCCCGCCAAGAAAAATCCGGGTGCCCACACCAATGGTTTTTAAATACGGGTCATTGAACAAGGGGCTGAGTTCACCTGAAGTAGAGTAATTGGCATTGCCCATATTGGATTTCAAAGTTCCCATATAGGTGTACTTGACCCTGTCGGCCCGGTTAATTGCGCAATTATAGTTTTGGTAACAATTTCTGGGATTGCAGAGCATGGCATTGGGAAGATCTTTTAAGGTGACCATTTTCTCAATTTTTAAATTGGGATAACAGTCTGTACCGTAACTTTCGGCACGCAAATGAACTTCTTTGCCCGCCACAAGATCCTGGATCACATGCCCCCCCCCATAGTTGAATTCCCCTGGGTGGTATTTGTTAAGCGGGTCGTTATCACAGGTCTGGGTGGCCCCAAGATAGCAGTCCACAGCCGCAATTCCAGAATAGGCCGGCACGTTGTTAAACCATGTTTTGGTGGTTCTGACCAAGGGGTTTGACTGGCCGATATTGATAAAGGCCCCGGAAGAACACATGGGTGCAAAGGTGCCTGTGGTCACCACATCGACTTTTTTTGCAGCTTCCACCACCCCTTGTTTTTGAGCAATGTCAATAATCTCTTCGGCGGTCACCACCACAGCCTCGCCCTTGGCAATTTTATCATTTATCTCTTGGTATGTTTTATTAACCTGATACTGGCTCATTTTGTGAATTATCCCGATTATAAATTCTAGTTGGCCTGGTTTTCCACAGCCGCTATTTTTGAGGTAATATTATGCTTGATCCAGGTGCTGTCCCACCATTCCAAAGGATTGACAAATACATTGTTTACAATCATGGAAAAATGAAGATGATCCCCGCCTGCAAGGCCGGTAAGCCCGGTATTTCCGATAATATCCCCCTTGGACACCTCATCCCCCTCTTGTACCCGT
It encodes:
- a CDS encoding DegT/DnrJ/EryC1/StrS family aminotransferase, producing MNPPISFVDLKAQNNLIGDKIKQAMDDVVTHGKFIMGPEVLLLEEKLSLFTKAKYVISCSSGTDALLMALMSIGIKPGDHVLTTPFTFIATAEVICMLGAIPVFVDIDKKTFNISPEKLEQTLDRCQGHPKHSFNPRCIIPVDIFGLLADYEAINKIAKQHGLVVIEDAAQSLGASFKDKMVGSLSKIAGTSFFPAKPLGCYGDGGAVFTNDKALAQTLLSIRVHGKGQNKYDNIRVGINARMDTLQAAVLLEKLKIFESELGRRRKIASIYQKLLKDEIRIQKFQDPGQSAWAQFSIVSERRAAIAQALDKNAIPWAIYYPKPLHLQTAFSRLGYKPGDFPVSEYLCKNILSIPVHPYMTDDQVQFIADTINKAF
- a CDS encoding glycosyltransferase family 2 protein, yielding MYKNHTLCAVIPCYNEETQIQIVVETMPDYVDVIVIIDDLSTDRTVDRVKKIMLNHPKVVLIEHETNQGVGGSIATGYKWARDHQMDMAVVMAGDGQMNPDDLPALVDPIVEEKADYTKGNRLFTGEAFTKIPKIRYFGNSILSLLTKIASGYWQIADSQSGYTVINKKALAAIDWDKMYKRYGQPNDVLVRLNVENFKVLDIPVEPVYNIGEKSGIKIHRVIFSIGWLLVKLFAWRMKEKYIIRDFHPLVFFYFLGILSGIASALLFVRLFIMWYMNGQIPSINALAAMVSFLSASQFTLFAMWFDMEANKK
- a CDS encoding sigma-54-dependent Fis family transcriptional regulator, with the translated sequence MEHKHSILVVDDEISMREFLDMLLSKQGYKVSLAKNGNQALKKIQKKTYDLVLTDIRLGDITGLDVLRAVKKENTETVVIMISAYSTTEIAVEAMNEGAYDFVPKPFDNNELRQTIAKALELRTLEHEKERRSSELKTHVHFNQIIGNSPGMQGIYTRIRQIGPTKTNVLITGESGTGKELIARAIHENSDRRDNPFVVVNCGGIPDTLMESEFFGHVKGSFTGAISDKQGLFQAANKGTIFLDEIGELSTFLQVKLLRAVQETRFKPVGGTAEIDVDVRIISATNKKLEQEVIEGNFREDLFFRLNVIPIKVPPLRNRKGDIELLSAHFAEKYSTKLGKDIVKLSSYAIDFLNKYSFPGNVRELENLIERSVALSSTNIILPESLTISMHKKRRWIEGIKGNRFDLDDVASGVNLDEVLASIESAYLEKAMELSGGNKKKAAEYLNLSMRSFRYRLDKMETEPDSD
- a CDS encoding dihydroorotase produces the protein MQILIKGARVVDPGNLDESKDILIKDGFFEQILTPDSHAIEPDTQVIDAKGLIAVPGLIDVHVHLREPGQEYKETVASGLCAAAAGGFTAVCSMPNTQPVNDNGQVTTFIISQGKRAKSAKVYPAGAISQGSCGTNLAQIFDMKQAGIRAVTDDGLPVKNAQLMRRALEYCKSMDLPVLVHAEDKDLVNGGAMNEGLPATILGIKGIPNAAESIMVCRDIALAELTGSRVHFCHMSTQESIEAIRQAKKRGVNVTCETAPHYFTLTDQDIPPYDTHYKMNPPLRSEKDRQAIIEGLKDGTIDMIATDHAPHNADEKDVEFDRAAFGIIGLETALPLSLKLVLDGHLSLNTLVKKMAKAPAQLMGLSNDITPGNAADLTLIDLDSDLIINPDTFISKSRNTPFAGLKVRGQAVMTLVDGRIVHSKI
- a CDS encoding aspartate carbamoyltransferase catalytic subunit, coding for MRFEKKNILDIHSLSQDQISMILDTAFGMKEVSERPVKKVPTLRGKTIVLFFQEPSTRTKLSFELAAKRLSADTVSIAKSSSSIVKGETLIDTAKNLEAMKPDVIVMRHSSSGAAFQVSQRVNCSVINAGDGTHAHPSQALLDMMSIKEKKGCLKGLNISIVGDISHSRVARSDIVGLSKMGANVRVCAPETMIPMGIENMGCTVAKNMESCVKDADVIMMLRIQKERQGNMLFPSEREYASLYGLNKKRIALASPDVMVMHPGPMNRGVEISSDIADSDCSMILDQVTNGVALRMALFYLLAGGSRHADTD
- the lepB gene encoding signal peptidase I, yielding MKSKKKNVWRENIEAIVIAIIIALFIRTFIVQAFKIPSGSMLETLQIGDQILVNKFIYGVKIPFTHGKTLILGKNPQKEDIVVFEYPEDPSKDYIKRVIAVGGDTVEIVDKQLYVNDKRIVDQPWAVYRDDRIIPGQYTTRDNMKKITIPPKKIFVMGDNRDNSHDSRFWGFVDLRQVKGEAFMIYWSWNKDRFGIRWNRIGNLLF
- a CDS encoding homocysteine biosynthesis protein; translation: MSQYQVNKTYQEINDKIAKGEAVVVTAEEIIDIAQKQGVVEAAKKVDVVTTGTFAPMCSSGAFINIGQSNPLVRTTKTWFNNVPAYSGIAAVDCYLGATQTCDNDPLNKYHPGEFNYGGGHVIQDLVAGKEVHLRAESYGTDCYPNLKIEKMVTLKDLPNAMLCNPRNCYQNYNCAINRADRVKYTYMGTLKSNMGNANYSTSGELSPLFNDPYLKTIGVGTRIFLGGAQGYVTWTGTQHKKEVERGLNGVPLSAAGTLALTGDLKQMSPDWLVGQSIRGYGVSLSVGVGIPIPILNEEILKFTSVSDKEIFTQIVDYGYDYPRAISKSYGQVSYDELKSGTIMVKGKTVPTVPLSSMVKARKIADILKLEIQRSRFFIGHPQHLFC